One stretch of Rana temporaria chromosome 10, aRanTem1.1, whole genome shotgun sequence DNA includes these proteins:
- the CXCR5 gene encoding C-X-C chemokine receptor type 5, producing the protein MTEENIENILEMVDNTLSLSADDFLENTSLNDFLENTTFGDNFDNDYVCDGTINENQNELQQFQRIFIPLLYSLVFVIGIIGNGLVLYILMRHRRLRSSTDNFLVHLAIADLLMLFTFPFGVTDVLVGWVFGDCLCKIVRVISRVNFYCSSLLLGCISIDRYMSIIHAVNAFRKQHVMTAHIPCFCVWLFCFLLSLPNLFILGTFPDGNVTRCAYYDGSFEENRFWQAERFLNHVVGFLLPLILMTFCYSHIIVTLCKSPRREKKRAVRVAIVITSVFFLCWTPYNVVIIVDTLDRLQLIKSCVNFRQLHLAMIITELLGYIHSCLNPLLYAFVGVKFRNDAVRVLMHITCFKSKMISKLNTLQRKGSTVESESGTVMSSF; encoded by the exons gaTGACTTCCTTGAAAACACATCATTG aatgacttCCTTGAAAACACAACATTC GGTGACAATTTTGACAATGACTACGTATGCGATGGTACCATCAATGAAAACCAAAACGAACTTCAGCAATTCCAGCGCATTTTCATCCCATTGCTTTATAGCCTTGTATTTGTAATTGGCATTATTGGAAATGGTCTTGTCCTCTATATTCTAATGAGGCACCGTCGCTTACGCTCAAGTACGGATAATTTCCTTGTGCACCTGGCTATTGCAGATTTACTGATGCTTTTTACATTTCCCTTTGGTGTGACTGACGTTTTAGTTGGATGGGTATTTGGAGATTGCCTTTGCAAGATTGTGAGAGTTATCAGCCGTGTGAATTTCTACTGCAGCAGCCTCCTCTTGGGATGTATCAGCATTGACCGTTATATGTCTATAATCCATGCTGTCAATGCTTTCAGAAAGCAACATGTCATGACTGCACATATCCCttgtttttgtgtttggctcttctgctttctTCTATCATTGCCAAACCTATTCATACTGGGAACCTTTCCAGATGGGAATGTTACCAGGTGTGCATACTACGATGGCTCTTTTGAAGAAAATCGTTTTTGGCAGGCTGAGAGATTCCTCAACCATGTGGTAGGATTTTTATTGCCGCTGATCCTCATGACTTTTTGTTATTCTCACATTATAGTCACCTTGTGCAAATCACCAagacgggaaaaaaaaagggcagtCAGGGTGGCCATAGTGATAACCAGTGTCTTCTTTTTGTGCTGGACACCATACAATGTCGTCATTATTGTTGACACTTTGGATCGGCTACAACTAATCAAAAGTTGTGTAAATTTCAGACAACTTCACTTAGCAATGATAATTACAGAGTTGTTAGGGTATATTCACAGTTGCCTGAATCCCTTGCTGTATGCCTTTGTGGGGGTAAAATTCCGAAATGATGCCGTGCGTGTTTTAATGCATATCACATGCTTCAAATCAAAGATGATTAGTAAGCTAAACACACTTCAAAGGAAAGGAAGTACTGTAGAATCTGAAAGTGGTACAGTCATGTCCAGTTTTTAA